The following coding sequences are from one Treponema bryantii window:
- a CDS encoding substrate-binding domain-containing protein, translating into MRIGVVLNILDEEYQISVYKGIEQKAQSLGIELVCFQQENAKITEDEPVSRFPRKEYFDLDGIILVTSVITGNADFTTKDDVERIWGKIPVVSVGQKIEGIPSVLIETEDSMKQLVEHLILTHNYRKFLFISGAEDHPDAEEREQIFTKTMEAYKPWFSDLQYKLKRGYFTEVAAIRAMGEYMDEESKFPDVVVCANDNMAIGVYKYFKIHCNKPGFKECAVTGFDDIPQARFEIPSLTTVHQPLNEIGAKSLELMKEVLEGKNVPQEVFIESRVVYRKSCGCKGSKDDFATDEDQFRAMQANYVQSETLLRMVSHIGQDLNYGETFGALKYVVRQNLNELGMNNFAILRFSNGDLKSSHLKNMPVDPLFVRRSGNECYEFDREMKMPLGQFYRRFYDIDPHTKPAMILKFLIVGNEIIGCIFYEADENVLPYLSSIAINLAHGLNRMTMAEERRKHSEFLEREVNERTKELVEANNRRMEVEAEVLRISELERQRFSNDLHDDICQRLAGISMLCRSYSNQDTPVEKSQMLELAQLIGETLQTTRQYAHNSYPVELESLGMNHSLSNLCNSFAAQSGINCQYEWGMPKGVHFDKIQKLNIFRIIQEALHNILKHSKAKNVWVSVMPETRKTVIKVIDDGVGFVNEESGNSKGLGLNSMQYRANQIGASFVIKSNKPHGTCVQLSLSNKLLEDKNEK; encoded by the coding sequence ATGAGAATTGGAGTTGTTTTAAACATTCTTGATGAAGAATATCAGATTTCTGTATACAAAGGTATTGAACAGAAAGCACAAAGTCTTGGAATTGAACTGGTTTGTTTTCAGCAGGAAAATGCAAAAATTACAGAAGACGAACCGGTTTCGCGCTTTCCTAGAAAAGAGTATTTTGACCTTGATGGAATTATTCTTGTTACATCAGTTATTACAGGAAACGCTGATTTTACAACTAAGGATGATGTAGAAAGAATCTGGGGAAAGATTCCTGTTGTTTCTGTCGGACAGAAAATTGAAGGTATTCCTTCGGTTTTGATTGAAACAGAAGATTCCATGAAGCAGCTTGTTGAACACCTGATTCTTACACACAATTACCGGAAGTTTCTTTTTATCAGCGGTGCAGAAGATCATCCGGATGCAGAAGAACGAGAACAGATTTTTACTAAAACTATGGAAGCCTATAAACCATGGTTTTCTGATTTACAGTATAAATTAAAACGAGGTTATTTTACCGAAGTGGCCGCTATTCGTGCTATGGGCGAATACATGGATGAAGAAAGTAAATTTCCAGATGTCGTTGTCTGTGCAAACGATAATATGGCAATTGGTGTTTATAAGTATTTTAAGATTCATTGTAACAAGCCGGGTTTTAAGGAATGCGCCGTTACAGGTTTCGATGATATTCCACAGGCACGCTTTGAAATCCCTTCACTTACAACAGTACATCAGCCTTTGAATGAAATTGGTGCAAAATCTCTTGAACTTATGAAAGAGGTTCTCGAAGGAAAGAATGTTCCGCAGGAAGTTTTTATTGAATCGCGTGTTGTATACAGAAAGTCTTGTGGTTGTAAAGGCAGTAAGGATGATTTTGCAACTGATGAAGATCAGTTCCGTGCAATGCAGGCAAATTACGTTCAGTCAGAAACCCTGCTTAGAATGGTAAGCCATATCGGACAGGATTTGAATTACGGTGAAACCTTTGGAGCTCTTAAATATGTAGTAAGGCAGAATCTTAATGAACTTGGAATGAATAACTTTGCAATTCTCCGTTTTTCAAATGGTGATTTAAAGAGCAGTCATCTTAAGAATATGCCGGTTGATCCTCTGTTTGTCCGCCGCAGCGGTAATGAGTGTTATGAATTTGACCGTGAAATGAAAATGCCTTTAGGTCAGTTTTACCGAAGGTTTTATGATATTGATCCGCATACTAAGCCTGCAATGATTTTGAAATTCCTTATTGTAGGTAACGAAATAATTGGCTGTATCTTTTATGAGGCAGATGAAAATGTACTTCCGTACCTCAGTTCTATTGCCATCAATCTTGCACATGGTTTGAACCGAATGACAATGGCCGAAGAACGCCGAAAACATTCTGAGTTCCTTGAGCGTGAAGTAAATGAGCGTACGAAAGAACTGGTAGAAGCAAATAACCGCCGAATGGAAGTTGAGGCTGAGGTTCTCCGAATCAGTGAATTGGAGCGTCAGCGCTTTAGTAACGACCTTCATGATGATATCTGTCAGCGTCTGGCCGGTATTTCAATGCTGTGCCGAAGCTATTCAAATCAGGATACTCCGGTTGAAAAAAGTCAGATGCTTGAACTTGCACAGCTGATTGGAGAAACTCTTCAGACAACCCGTCAGTATGCGCATAACTCATATCCTGTTGAGCTTGAAAGCCTTGGTATGAACCATAGTTTAAGCAATCTGTGTAATTCCTTTGCTGCACAGTCTGGAATTAACTGCCAGTATGAATGGGGGATGCCAAAAGGTGTTCATTTTGATAAGATTCAGAAACTTAATATATTCAGAATCATTCAGGAAGCCCTGCATAATATTCTTAAGCATTCAAAAGCAAAGAATGTATGGGTGAGTGTAATGCCCGAAACAAGAAAAACTGTTATTAAGGTAATTGATGATGGCGTTGGCTTTGTGAATGAAGAAAGCGGAAATAGTAAGGGACTCGGTTTAAACTCCATGCAGTATAGAGCCAATCAGATTGGTGCAAGCTTTGTGATTAAGAGTAATAAACCTCATGGAACCTGTGTTCAGCTTTCTCTGAGTAATAAACTTCTTGAGGATAAAAATGAAAAATAA
- a CDS encoding class II fructose-bisphosphate aldolase: MISYKDLGLVNTRDMFAKAMKGGYAIPAYNFNNMEQMQAIIMACVETKSPVVLQVSKGARAYANANILRNMARGAVEYAHELGCDIPIALHLDHGPNFEVAKDCIDNGFSSVMIDGSSLSYEDNIALTKKVVDYAHQFDVTVEAELGVLGGVEEDVAAEESKYTKPEEVIDFTSKTGCDSLAISIGTSHGRCKFTPEQCTRREDGTLVPPPLAFDVLEAIEKQLPGFPIVLHGSSSVPQIYVAEIEKYGGKIPNSVGIPEEQLRKAAKSAVCKINVDSDGRLAMTAAIRKHLVEHPEDFDPRQYLTDARAELVKMYADKNRNVFGSAGHALD, from the coding sequence ATTATTAGTTACAAAGATCTCGGCCTCGTAAACACACGTGATATGTTTGCAAAGGCTATGAAAGGCGGATATGCTATTCCAGCATATAACTTCAATAACATGGAACAGATGCAGGCTATCATCATGGCTTGTGTTGAAACAAAATCTCCTGTTGTTCTCCAGGTTTCAAAGGGAGCTCGCGCTTACGCAAACGCAAATATCCTCCGCAACATGGCTCGCGGTGCTGTAGAGTATGCTCACGAACTCGGATGTGATATTCCTATCGCTCTTCACCTTGACCACGGTCCAAACTTCGAAGTAGCTAAAGACTGTATCGACAACGGATTCTCATCTGTAATGATCGACGGTTCTTCACTCTCATACGAAGACAACATCGCCCTCACAAAGAAAGTAGTAGACTATGCTCACCAGTTCGACGTAACTGTAGAAGCAGAGCTCGGAGTTCTCGGTGGTGTAGAAGAGGATGTTGCTGCTGAAGAATCTAAATATACAAAGCCAGAAGAAGTAATTGACTTCACTTCAAAGACTGGATGTGACTCACTTGCTATTTCTATCGGAACTTCACACGGACGCTGTAAGTTCACTCCAGAGCAGTGTACACGCCGCGAAGATGGTACTTTGGTTCCACCTCCACTGGCATTCGATGTTCTCGAAGCAATCGAAAAGCAGCTCCCAGGTTTCCCAATTGTACTCCACGGATCTTCTTCAGTTCCACAGATTTACGTTGCAGAAATCGAAAAGTACGGCGGAAAGATTCCTAACTCTGTAGGTATTCCAGAAGAACAGCTCCGCAAGGCTGCTAAGTCTGCAGTATGTAAAATCAACGTAGACTCAGACGGACGTCTTGCTATGACAGCTGCTATCCGTAAGCACCTTGTTGAGCATCCAGAAGACTTTGACCCACGTCAGTACCTCACAGACGCTCGTGCAGAACTCGTAAAGATGTATGCAGACAAGAACCGCAACGTATTCGGTTCAGCTGGTCATGCACTCGACTAG
- the deoD gene encoding purine-nucleoside phosphorylase, translating into MSTHINAPEGAIADKILLPGDPLRAKFIAENFLENPVCYNEVRGMLGFTGTYKGVKVSVQGTGMGQPSLSIYVHELFDCYGVQKAIRVGTCGAVSEDVELRDVILANGACTDSSLQNQRFGGLHYAPVPDFELLYTAFNKAKEMNLKTVVGQCVSSDRFYDDNENWKLWKKYGAKGIEMESAELYTLAAEFNRKALTILTVSDHILKGTATTAEERQTTFKDMMKLALETIIA; encoded by the coding sequence ATGAGTACACATATTAACGCTCCCGAAGGAGCAATCGCAGATAAAATTCTGCTTCCAGGTGACCCTCTGAGGGCTAAGTTTATTGCCGAGAATTTCCTTGAAAATCCGGTATGTTATAACGAAGTGCGCGGTATGTTAGGTTTTACAGGAACCTACAAAGGCGTAAAGGTTTCTGTTCAGGGAACCGGTATGGGACAGCCGTCTCTTTCAATTTATGTACACGAGCTTTTTGACTGCTATGGAGTTCAGAAAGCTATCCGCGTTGGAACTTGTGGCGCGGTAAGCGAAGATGTAGAACTTCGCGATGTAATTCTTGCAAACGGTGCATGTACAGACTCATCTCTTCAGAATCAGAGATTCGGTGGACTTCATTATGCACCTGTTCCAGATTTTGAACTTTTGTATACAGCTTTCAATAAAGCAAAAGAAATGAACCTTAAAACTGTTGTAGGACAGTGTGTTTCAAGTGACCGTTTCTATGATGATAATGAAAACTGGAAGCTCTGGAAAAAATATGGAGCAAAGGGAATTGAAATGGAGTCTGCTGAACTGTATACTTTGGCAGCTGAATTTAACAGAAAAGCTCTTACAATTCTTACAGTAAGTGATCATATTCTTAAGGGAACTGCTACTACAGCAGAAGAACGTCAGACAACCTTTAAGGACATGATGAAACTTGCTCTTGAAACAATAATTGCTTAA
- a CDS encoding septum formation initiator family protein has protein sequence MKRGVKDFIVKFFFCVFVLAIPLILCLYAAQARRYMALTSEIRELEKKQEKLIEENKKLVSDIAVLSSADRIEKIAVEELGMHKAETEDIVRVEMTGEKK, from the coding sequence ATGAAGCGTGGTGTTAAGGATTTTATAGTTAAGTTTTTCTTCTGTGTATTTGTACTTGCTATCCCTCTGATTTTGTGTCTTTACGCAGCTCAGGCAAGGCGATACATGGCTCTTACCAGCGAAATCAGAGAGCTGGAAAAGAAGCAGGAAAAGCTGATTGAAGAAAATAAGAAGCTTGTCAGTGACATTGCTGTGCTTTCAAGTGCTGATAGAATTGAAAAGATTGCAGTTGAAGAACTTGGAATGCACAAGGCTGAAACTGAAGATATAGTTCGTGTTGAGATGACGGGAGAGAAAAAATGA
- a CDS encoding response regulator transcription factor: MSCNVIIIDDHPLFSRGLAQLIETQKDYKVIGMAKDRNEALSLLDTTTPDLAIVDLNLGQEDGLELIKDIIIIHPQTKILVLSMHDERFYAERAIKAGAKGYIMKEEAESQVINAIKTVTSGEIYLSENEKNRIKELSQGKPESGELSDLISALSDRQLQIFTLVGKGLGTVEIAKKLNLSIKTIDTHKENIKGKLHCASSAELRQMAIEWTNKAM, from the coding sequence ATGAGTTGTAATGTAATTATTATTGATGACCATCCTCTTTTCAGCCGCGGACTTGCGCAGCTTATTGAAACACAGAAGGACTACAAAGTTATTGGAATGGCAAAAGACAGAAATGAAGCACTTTCACTTCTTGATACTACTACTCCGGATCTTGCCATAGTAGACTTAAACCTTGGACAGGAAGATGGACTTGAACTGATTAAAGACATCATCATAATTCATCCTCAGACCAAGATTCTCGTGCTTTCAATGCATGATGAACGCTTTTATGCAGAACGTGCCATTAAGGCTGGTGCAAAAGGCTATATCATGAAGGAAGAAGCCGAATCTCAGGTTATCAACGCCATTAAAACTGTTACCAGCGGCGAAATTTATCTGAGCGAAAATGAGAAGAACCGCATTAAGGAATTGTCTCAGGGTAAGCCTGAATCAGGTGAACTTTCAGACCTTATCAGTGCACTTTCTGACCGCCAGCTCCAGATTTTCACTCTTGTAGGAAAGGGTCTCGGAACTGTAGAAATCGCAAAGAAACTGAACCTCAGCATTAAAACAATTGATACTCACAAGGAAAACATAAAAGGAAAGCTTCATTGTGCTTCATCTGCCGAATTACGTCAGATGGCCATTGAATGGACAAACAAAGCTATGTAA
- a CDS encoding chromate transporter → MKNKFRELVELYLAFLKIGAFTFGGGLAMMPIMQRELIEKRGWITEEELIDYFAIGQSTPGIIAVNVATFVGYKKLGWFGGIIGTLGVVTPSWVIIMLLAGAISSIDKYPMAQKALHGINVAVAALLTSVIVKFSKKTIKSVWNAVFMLLAFGLIYFLKVQSVWIIVFALIIGSLLTLYRQKKQKSSAEAKEGE, encoded by the coding sequence ATGAAAAATAAATTCAGGGAACTTGTGGAGCTGTATCTGGCATTTTTGAAAATCGGTGCCTTTACCTTTGGTGGTGGACTTGCCATGATGCCGATTATGCAGAGGGAACTTATAGAGAAACGAGGCTGGATTACAGAAGAAGAACTTATTGATTATTTTGCAATAGGTCAGAGTACTCCGGGAATTATTGCTGTAAATGTAGCGACCTTTGTAGGTTATAAAAAACTCGGCTGGTTCGGCGGAATTATAGGAACTCTTGGTGTTGTAACTCCATCCTGGGTAATCATAATGCTTCTGGCCGGTGCCATCAGTTCTATTGATAAATATCCGATGGCTCAGAAAGCACTGCATGGAATAAATGTTGCAGTTGCGGCCCTTCTTACAAGTGTAATTGTAAAGTTTTCTAAAAAGACAATTAAAAGCGTATGGAATGCAGTGTTTATGCTTCTTGCTTTTGGTTTGATTTATTTTCTTAAAGTACAGTCTGTGTGGATAATTGTTTTCGCCCTGATAATCGGAAGTCTGCTTACGCTTTACCGTCAGAAGAAACAGAAATCATCTGCTGAAGCAAAGGAGGGTGAATAA
- a CDS encoding flagellar filament outer layer protein FlaA: MKKLVTISIIAVLAMGVAFAQNSSLQEPNPENVGADSAESALREVSVDKFEREGSWNVHMSADDGVITSRLFEGNPAMKEPLPEDEGKEAEDVNVLGVRVDFFRRGRNSFTIKSGRPLAIEGVTKTVSVWVCGRNQDHELYVLVQDYFGRNYELYMGSLGFSGWKKLICVVPPSPDGEHGIVQNSAYYGDKPGLKILGFRVDCNPMQARGTYYMYFDDLRVVTDLYDMENHDEDDMADNW, from the coding sequence ATGAAAAAGCTTGTAACAATTAGTATTATTGCTGTGCTCGCTATGGGTGTTGCTTTCGCTCAGAATTCAAGCCTTCAGGAGCCTAATCCGGAAAATGTTGGTGCAGATTCAGCTGAGTCAGCATTGCGCGAAGTTTCTGTAGACAAGTTTGAGCGTGAAGGTTCATGGAACGTTCACATGTCTGCTGATGATGGTGTAATTACAAGTCGTCTTTTTGAAGGTAATCCTGCTATGAAGGAGCCACTTCCAGAAGATGAAGGTAAAGAAGCAGAAGATGTAAATGTACTTGGTGTAAGAGTAGATTTCTTCCGCCGTGGTAGAAACTCTTTCACAATTAAGTCTGGACGTCCTCTTGCAATTGAGGGTGTAACAAAGACTGTTTCTGTATGGGTTTGTGGACGTAATCAGGATCATGAACTTTATGTTCTTGTTCAGGACTATTTTGGACGCAACTATGAGCTTTACATGGGAAGCCTTGGTTTCTCTGGATGGAAAAAGCTTATCTGTGTAGTTCCACCAAGTCCAGATGGAGAACATGGTATTGTTCAGAACAGTGCTTACTACGGTGATAAGCCTGGCCTTAAGATTCTTGGTTTCCGTGTAGACTGTAATCCAATGCAGGCTCGTGGTACATACTATATGTACTTTGATGACCTTCGTGTTGTAACAGACCTTTATGACATGGAAAACCACGATGAAGATGACATGGCTGATAACTGGTAG
- a CDS encoding chromate transporter, protein MTLLQLALTFFSIGLFTIGGGQVAITLMQQSLVSTGIISQAQFYNMVAISESTPGPIGINMATYIGYELYGVPGALIVTGAQVLPSIIIILIIARFLKNFNDNPYVKGSLAFLRPVTTGLILVPVIQVIMFTLINVPESISVLTTIEGWKGLFNWICLAAYGVFVFLLFKVKLHPIAVILLGAVFGIVFL, encoded by the coding sequence ATGACTCTCTTACAGCTGGCTTTAACATTCTTTTCTATCGGACTGTTTACAATTGGCGGCGGTCAGGTAGCCATTACACTTATGCAGCAGTCTCTGGTTTCTACCGGAATTATTTCTCAGGCACAGTTTTATAATATGGTAGCAATTTCTGAGAGTACTCCTGGTCCAATCGGAATCAATATGGCAACCTATATCGGTTATGAATTATATGGTGTTCCAGGTGCCCTTATTGTAACTGGTGCTCAGGTTCTTCCATCAATTATAATCATCCTGATTATTGCCCGTTTTCTAAAAAACTTTAATGATAACCCGTATGTAAAAGGATCTCTTGCCTTTTTACGTCCGGTAACTACAGGTCTTATTCTTGTGCCGGTTATCCAGGTTATTATGTTTACACTTATAAATGTTCCCGAATCGATAAGTGTACTTACAACAATTGAAGGCTGGAAAGGACTTTTTAACTGGATCTGTCTTGCTGCGTATGGAGTATTTGTTTTCCTTTTGTTTAAGGTTAAACTTCATCCGATTGCAGTAATTCTGCTTGGCGCGGTGTTTGGAATTGTTTTCTTATAG
- a CDS encoding type I phosphomannose isomerase catalytic subunit, with the protein MLKLNSIKSDKIWGYELWIASTHPNGCQQEFKNFCGGEYPLLIKVIQANDTLSIQVHPDDDWAVKLEGEGNRGKTECWYVLDAAPDAKLVYGIKEGYSNEVLAKAITENNLEQYLEFVNVKPGDFVYIPAGTVHAIGGGLRLMETQQSCDLTYRLYDWGRGREVHIEKGLAVIKREEMQPVAPFPGDFDCKYFSLERIDVKGGWSMYCSGDAGEPSDVQLLYVLSEDKAVIRTSEEKIGQKILAEEIYAVKPGEKITVEGRASIMRIRAKKVD; encoded by the coding sequence ATGTTAAAACTGAATTCAATAAAATCAGATAAAATCTGGGGCTATGAGCTCTGGATTGCATCTACACATCCTAATGGCTGCCAGCAGGAGTTTAAAAACTTCTGCGGCGGTGAATATCCGCTTCTCATAAAAGTTATTCAGGCAAATGATACTCTTTCCATTCAGGTACACCCGGATGATGACTGGGCTGTAAAACTTGAAGGCGAGGGTAACCGCGGTAAAACTGAGTGCTGGTATGTACTCGATGCCGCTCCTGATGCAAAACTTGTTTACGGAATTAAAGAAGGCTACTCAAACGAAGTGCTTGCAAAAGCAATTACAGAAAACAATCTTGAACAGTATCTTGAGTTTGTAAATGTAAAACCTGGTGACTTTGTTTATATTCCTGCCGGTACAGTTCATGCAATCGGCGGCGGTTTGAGACTTATGGAAACCCAGCAGTCCTGCGATTTGACATATCGTCTTTATGACTGGGGGCGCGGCCGTGAAGTTCATATTGAAAAAGGTCTTGCAGTAATTAAACGCGAGGAAATGCAGCCTGTAGCTCCATTCCCTGGTGATTTTGACTGTAAGTATTTTTCTCTTGAACGGATTGATGTAAAAGGCGGCTGGAGCATGTATTGTTCCGGAGATGCAGGGGAGCCTTCAGATGTACAGCTTTTGTATGTGCTTTCTGAAGATAAGGCTGTAATACGTACATCAGAAGAAAAAATCGGGCAGAAGATTCTTGCAGAAGAAATTTATGCAGTAAAGCCTGGTGAAAAAATAACAGTGGAGGGCAGGGCAAGCATAATGCGCATCCGCGCTAAAAAGGTTGATTAA
- a CDS encoding response regulator has protein sequence MKTTNDFPNINERPPEGRKDDGTSFRVLVVDDSMFVAKQLGQILSSEGYEIVATAADGKEGVDKYKELCPNVDLVTMDITMPKMDGITALEQIMAFDKNAKVVMVSALGKEELVKKSLMTGAKSYIIKPLDRKKVLERIAKVLQ, from the coding sequence ATGAAAACTACAAACGATTTTCCAAACATTAACGAGCGTCCGCCTGAGGGTAGAAAAGACGACGGTACATCCTTCAGAGTATTAGTTGTTGACGACTCTATGTTCGTTGCAAAGCAGCTCGGACAGATTCTTTCAAGTGAAGGATATGAGATTGTTGCAACTGCTGCAGATGGAAAAGAAGGCGTTGATAAGTACAAGGAACTTTGTCCTAATGTTGACCTTGTAACAATGGATATTACAATGCCTAAGATGGACGGTATTACAGCTCTTGAACAGATTATGGCTTTTGATAAGAATGCAAAAGTTGTAATGGTTTCTGCTCTCGGAAAAGAGGAACTTGTAAAGAAGTCTCTCATGACTGGTGCTAAGAGCTATATCATTAAACCTCTTGATCGCAAGAAGGTTCTTGAACGTATTGCTAAGGTTCTTCAGTAG
- the rsmH gene encoding 16S rRNA (cytosine(1402)-N(4))-methyltransferase RsmH, producing MEIVHTPVLLNECLEYLSPVGEPFEADALMIDSTLGEGGHTYNFLKNYPSLSIIGLDADKVIQARAKERLSEFGERVHFYNGWFQDFYADYPSEYKRPNIILFDLGISVFHYEKSERGFSFRYDEKLDMRLNSSEGESAADLVNELPEEKLADLIYLYGEEKLSRRIARAIVEARNGGRIESSKALAEVIWNAVPANYRYGPIHPATRTFQALRIAVNGELKRLPKALHDAFGCLQPGGKMGVITFHSLEDRIVKNYFRNLGKQCVCPPEVAVCRCGGEQCAELITRKPVAPTDKEVKENSPSRSAKLRVIRKIKDDTPYHLDGVIGF from the coding sequence GTGGAAATCGTACACACTCCGGTTTTATTAAATGAGTGTCTGGAATATCTTTCTCCAGTAGGTGAGCCGTTCGAAGCTGATGCTTTAATGATTGACTCGACTCTGGGTGAGGGCGGCCATACTTATAACTTTTTGAAAAACTATCCGTCTCTTTCTATAATCGGTCTGGATGCTGATAAGGTTATTCAGGCACGTGCAAAAGAACGTCTTAGCGAGTTTGGCGAGCGCGTGCATTTTTACAACGGCTGGTTCCAGGATTTCTATGCTGATTATCCTTCTGAATATAAGCGTCCAAATATTATTCTTTTTGATCTCGGTATTTCTGTTTTTCATTATGAAAAATCTGAAAGAGGTTTTTCTTTCCGTTATGATGAAAAACTTGATATGCGTCTGAATTCTTCTGAAGGGGAGTCTGCTGCTGATTTAGTAAATGAACTTCCTGAAGAAAAGCTCGCAGATTTAATCTATCTTTATGGCGAAGAAAAACTCAGCCGCCGTATTGCGCGTGCTATTGTTGAAGCCCGCAATGGTGGACGTATTGAATCCTCTAAAGCACTTGCTGAAGTAATCTGGAATGCTGTTCCTGCCAACTACCGCTATGGTCCTATTCATCCTGCTACAAGAACTTTCCAGGCTCTGCGTATTGCTGTAAACGGCGAATTAAAACGTCTTCCAAAAGCTTTGCATGATGCATTCGGCTGTCTCCAGCCTGGCGGAAAAATGGGTGTAATTACATTCCATTCTCTTGAAGACCGTATTGTTAAGAATTATTTCCGCAATCTCGGCAAGCAGTGTGTATGTCCTCCTGAAGTTGCTGTATGCCGTTGCGGTGGTGAGCAGTGTGCAGAGCTTATTACCCGTAAGCCTGTTGCACCTACAGATAAAGAAGTTAAGGAGAATTCTCCTTCACGTAGTGCCAAGCTTCGTGTAATCCGAAAAATCAAGGATGATACTCCATATCATCTGGATGGAGTGATAGGTTTTTAG
- a CDS encoding flagellar filament outer layer protein FlaA yields the protein MKRELKVLIGLACLFVIGLPAFAQPNSRSIETFVLDDFDSAGSQNYMYNGKAYSWDWEVGSSRFIADGYPKTGYFEGVPNSLKQLHKGEDKEFKVFGVKTAFKRKGDNWFEVYPTADGKSFEIPFVGTVSQMDFWIWGAGYNYYLEVMVRDALGTVKVLPAGSLAFHGWKNIIVNIPGWIQQSSHLRSGPENLTFVGFRIRSDAEEYVDNFVVYFDQIKYTSNSLSLIYDGYELNEVDFGDSSDSDDVSEAK from the coding sequence ATGAAAAGGGAACTTAAAGTTCTTATTGGTCTTGCATGTCTGTTTGTAATAGGTTTGCCAGCTTTTGCTCAGCCTAATTCACGCAGCATTGAGACATTCGTATTGGATGATTTTGATTCTGCCGGTTCGCAGAATTATATGTACAACGGTAAAGCTTACAGCTGGGACTGGGAAGTTGGTTCAAGCCGCTTTATTGCAGATGGATATCCTAAAACAGGCTATTTTGAAGGTGTTCCAAATTCTTTAAAACAGCTTCATAAGGGTGAAGATAAGGAATTTAAGGTTTTCGGTGTAAAAACTGCTTTCAAACGTAAGGGTGATAACTGGTTCGAAGTTTATCCTACAGCAGACGGAAAGTCTTTCGAGATTCCTTTTGTAGGAACTGTTTCTCAGATGGATTTCTGGATCTGGGGTGCTGGTTATAACTACTATCTTGAAGTTATGGTAAGAGATGCTCTTGGAACTGTAAAGGTTCTTCCTGCCGGAAGTCTTGCATTCCATGGCTGGAAAAATATTATTGTAAATATTCCTGGCTGGATTCAGCAGAGTTCACATCTTCGTTCTGGTCCTGAAAACCTTACATTTGTAGGTTTCAGAATTCGTTCAGATGCTGAAGAGTATGTTGATAACTTTGTTGTTTACTTTGATCAGATCAAATACACATCTAATTCTCTCTCTCTTATCTACGATGGTTATGAGTTGAATGAAGTTGATTTTGGTGACAGTTCGGATTCAGATGATGTTTCGGAGGCTAAATAA
- the mraZ gene encoding division/cell wall cluster transcriptional repressor MraZ: MNLLTGEYNNTIDEKGRVSFPVKLRTAVNQNVLMVTKGLDRCLWLFTTDEWEAFQGKLMSNASMMKSKSLGVLRHFVAPAQPVEFDKNGRLSIPQSLREYANLSKDCVVLGIAKYMELWDSQTYKDYLAESEDSFRDAAEEFNDINF; this comes from the coding sequence ATGAATCTGTTAACTGGTGAATACAATAATACGATTGATGAAAAAGGGCGTGTCTCGTTTCCTGTAAAATTGAGAACGGCCGTTAATCAAAACGTACTTATGGTTACCAAAGGTTTAGATCGCTGCTTATGGCTTTTTACTACTGATGAATGGGAAGCTTTTCAGGGGAAGCTTATGAGTAATGCTTCTATGATGAAAAGCAAAAGTTTAGGAGTTTTACGACACTTTGTTGCACCTGCACAGCCTGTAGAGTTCGATAAGAACGGCAGGCTTTCCATTCCTCAGAGTCTTCGTGAATATGCAAATCTTTCTAAGGACTGTGTAGTTCTTGGAATTGCAAAGTACATGGAACTCTGGGATTCTCAGACTTACAAGGATTACCTGGCTGAATCTGAGGATTCGTTCCGCGATGCAGCTGAGGAATTCAACGATATTAATTTTTAA